Proteins found in one Primulina eburnea isolate SZY01 chromosome 16, ASM2296580v1, whole genome shotgun sequence genomic segment:
- the LOC140816703 gene encoding uncharacterized protein: MHAKTDSEVTSSAPSSPDHHRRPVYYVQSPSRDSHDGEKTMTSFHSTPVMGSPVGSPPHSHSSVGRHSRESSTSRFSGSLKPGSRKISPNDVGSGARGQRKGQKNWKEFDMIEEEGLLEDEERRKGLPRRCYVLAFVVGFFVLFSFFALILLAASKPQKPRIAMKSITFERFVVQAGSDDSGVATDMISLNSTVAFTFRNKATFFGVHVTSTPLTLSYSQLTIGSADMKQFYQRRKTQRNVVVSVIGDKIPLYGNGASLSTPTGTTTLPVPLKLDFTVRSRAYILGKLVKPKFYKKIECKIVLDPKKLNAPISLKNSCTYD, translated from the exons ATGCACGCAAAGACCGATTCCGAAGTCACCAGCTCCGCCCCATCCTCGCCGGACCACCACCGGCGTCCCGTATACTACGTACAGAGCCCATCGCGTGACTCTCACGATGGGGAGAAGACGATGACCTCGTTTCACTCCACTCCGGTAATGGGAAGTCCGGTGGGATCGCCACCGCACTCCCACTCTTCGGTGGGCCGCCACTCGCGGGAGTCCTCCACTAGCCGATTCTCGGGCTCGCTTAAGCCCGGATCGAGGAAAATTTCACCGAATGACGTGGGATCTGGTGCTAGGGGTCAGAGGAAGGGGCAGAAGAACTGGAAGGAGTTTGATATGATTGAAGAGGAGGGTCTTCTTGAAGATGAGGAGAGACGAAAAGGGCTACCTCGTAGATGCTATGTTCTGGCGTTCGTTGTGGGTTTTTTTGTGCTATTTTCCTTTTTTGCTTTGATTTTGTTGGCTGCGAGTAAGCCTCAGAAGCCCAGGATCGCTATGAAG AGCATTACATTTGAGAGATTTGTGGTTCAAGCTGGTTCAGATGATAGTGGTGTAGCCACTGATATGATATCCTTGAACTCCACGGTTGCTTTCACTTTCCGTAACAAGGCAACGTTTTTTGGGGTTCATGTTACTTCTACACCTCTTACTCTCTCCTACTCACAGCTCACCATTGGCTCCGCAGAT ATGAAGCAGTTTTACCAAAGAAGAAAGACTCAGAGAAACGTTGTAGTATCAGTGATCGGCGACAAGATTCCTTTGTATGGAAACGGCGCAAGTCTGAGCACTCCAACCGGTACAACCACCTTACCAGTGCCGCTCAAGTTGGATTTCACAGTTCGATCAAGAGCATATATATTGGGTAAACTTGTGAAGCCAAAATTCTACAAGAAGATCGAGTGCAAAATCGTCTTAGACCCCAAGAAACTCAATGCTCCCATATCCCTAAAGAACTCATGCACATATGACTAA